In the Malassezia vespertilionis chromosome 1, complete sequence genome, one interval contains:
- the cyp8 gene encoding peptidylprolyl isomerase (COG:O; EggNog:ENOG503NUAM), whose product MGHGTNDKMFITPTEHSGVYGQHGASKGACRGDSAVIVPFDMCALTHQPWETPVCFGEGVIFEKRNIEAYLRKYGTNPVTGASASFVDLVALRFARNEQGKLHDPVSLKEFTDHSHIVTIRPTGNAFSYDTVQQLNIKPRVLRDLVDDTPFQRSDIITLQDPHNPTQRNTQTMYHVQNNLTIAARDTDEEVNALATGSTKTLLETIRAKQVPQSAPSRAVQPEMASKLARKQGTISNGMTAASFTSSSLTPRTKMEHVTVDEEEVMFEHIASTSKRTKAYAKILTNFGPLNIELHVDKAPRTCYNFLMLAREGKYNDTIFHRNISGFMIQGGDPTGTGRGGQSIWGKPFLDELINAGSYRHTGRGMLSMANSGYNTNGSQFFFTYRATPHLDTKHTVFGRLLSDADGKEQFRTLDALEHVPTEDGTDRPLRPIRITSIDIMDDPFWNYKQQQDHRLRREDPNSKESVMRDNKRRKREEDRTTWLGTRLEPKRTERDEPVSSMLFDTDIHGLKGLKRGPPVAQKPTIPKRCGGFGDFSSW is encoded by the exons ATGGGGCATGGCACAAATGATAAAATGTTTATCACGCCTACGGAGCAC AGCGGTGTGTATGGTCAACACGGTGCGAGTAAAGGTGCTTGCAGAGGAGATAGCGCCGTGATTGTGCCATTTGATATGTGCGCATTGACGCATCAACCATGGGAGACGCCGGTGTGCTTTGGCGAAGGCGTGATTTTTGAGAAGCGCAACATCGAGGCGTATCTGCGCAAGTATGGGACCAACCCTGTGACAGGTGCATCTGCTTCGTTTGTGGACCTtgttgcgctgcgtttcgcgcgcaacgagcAGGGCAAGCTGCATGACCCCGTTTCGCTTAAGGAATTCACCGACCACAGTCACATTGTCACGATTCGCCCTACCGGAAATGCGTTTTCCTACGACACGGTGCAACAGCTCAATATCAAACCGCGCGTACTGCGTGATTTGGTTGATGATACGCCGTTCCAGCGTTCGGATATCATCACGCTCCAGGATCCCCACAACCcaacgcagcgcaacacGCAAACAATGTACCATGTCCAGAATAACCTGACCATTGCTGCAAGGGATACAGATGAAGAGGTAAATGCGTTAGCAACAGGGAGCACCAAAACCCTGCTCGAGACAATTCGTGCAAAGCAGGTGCCGCagtcggcgccgtcgcgcgccgtacaGCCAGAAATGGCTTCCAAGCTTGCGCGGAAACAAGGCACGATTTCAAATGGTATGACAGCAGCAAGTTTTACATCTTCAAGCTTGACGCCACGCACAAAAATGGAGCATGTTACAGTTGACGAGGAAGAAGTCATGTTTGAGCACATCGCGAGTACAAGCAAGCGAACGAAAGCGTATGCAAAGATCCTCACCAATTTTGGGCCGCTGAACATTGAACTGCATGTGGACAAGGCGCCACGAACT TGTTACAATTTTCTGATGCTTGCGCGGGAAGGCAAGTATAACGATACCATCTTTCATCGCAACATCTCTGGCTTCATGATCCAAGGCGGCGATCCTACTGGCACAGGCCGCGGTGGCCAATCGATTTGGGGCAAGCCATTCTTAGATGAACTCATCAACGCAGGTTCGTACCGCCATACTGGCCGCGGGATGCTCTCCATGGCCAACTCAGGCTACAACACAAACGGATCGCAATTCTTTTTCACGTACCGCGCGACTCCTCACCTCGATACCAAGCACACGGTCTTTGGGCGTCTCCTGAGTGATGCGGACGGGAAAGAGCAATTTCGcacgctcgatgcgctcgagcatgtgcCGACAGAGGATGGCACGGACCGGCCTCTGCGCCCCATTCGCATTACGTCTATTGATATTATGGACGACCCGTTCTGGAACTACAAGCAACAGCAAGACCATCGTCTTCGGCGAGAGGATCCCAACTCAAAAGAAAGTGTGATGCGCGATAACAAGCGACGCAAACGCGAAGAAGATCGCACTACGTG GCTTGGTACGCGGCTTGAACCTAAGCGCACAGAAAGGGACGAGCCTGTCTCTTCCATGCTTTTTGACACAGATATACATGGCCTAAAAGGCCTTAAGCGCGGGCCGCCCGTCGCACAAAAGCCCACAATACCCAAACGCTGTGGAGGCTTCGGCGATTTCTCAAGTTGGTAG
- the PEX5 gene encoding Peroxisomal membrane signal receptor PTS1 (COG:S; EggNog:ENOG503NUGJ): MAFQSMLSGAECSTSNNTLSQFLKHTHTDRSLQQDGMQRPQPSGVGAQTFRSSTMMANPQEMEAFAQQNHAVSGVSGFDMRSMRAEMDSMRAGVTGPKMAPMVSGGNAAWAQEMQMQGPALASGPQQVDGIWSDQFHGQPHAQAPRVNAQSVPRPNMGPNAMGSMGMYGMPMGGMGMGMRSSYMQPQAAPDTARPQPKFVELDNAQWEEQFRKLEEGDQAHSKGKAKDTETPEEVINQERELREMQERLGDTFQDANPRFQELWDMLKDPSLHKNNDELAKWEEKLMEAVAEEDPTNFQHPGGGLGPGAMGLHEMDGLGETEAGLRKAFNEQDENGFPRLGDYSYASNNPFSEHATPFAAGLRLLEQNGSLTDAALLFEVATLRDQEIAKDAELERTNVEKSRAWQKLGECQAMNEHEEKAIQALEEALRLDSDNLQAHMSLAVSYINEGYDNAANATMLRYLARTHPHIARSPEFPALPDANTNPWSRLNYVRDLFLKAARENAASGQMDPDVQVGLGILFYSSSSYDQAKDCFETALHSRPEDFQLWNRLGATLANGGKPEMATEAYHRALELRPTFTRAIYNLSVSCLNLGAHHQAAEHLLSALTLQRTQSLPDTIDGTRARQAPPLSEAKESESLWSTLRSIFVVMGKPELAAQCQVGADMNQFRREGFEF, encoded by the coding sequence ATGGCGTTCCAGTCTATGCTTTCCGGTGCTGAATGCTCTACTTCGAACAATACTTTATCTCAATTTCTCAAACATACACACACAGATAGGAGCTTGCAGCAGGATGGAATGCAACGCCCACAGCCCAGTGGCGTGGGTGCGCAGACATTCCGCTCGAGCACTATGATGGCCAACCCTCAGGAAATGGAAGCATTTGCCCAGCAGAACCACGCAGTGAGTGGCGTATCCGGATTCGATATGCGTTCTATGCGTGCAGAGATGGATTCCATGCGTGCAGGCGTCACCGGCCCGAAAATGGCGCCGATGGTGAGCGGAGGGAACGCTGCGTGGGCACAGGAGATGCAGATGCAAGGACCGGCGCTGGCGAGTGGACCGCAGCAGGTAGATGGAATTTGGAGCGACCAGTTTCATGGCCAGCCTCACGCGCAGGCACCAAGGGTCAATGCGCAATCTGTACCACGTCCCAACATGGGCCCTAACGCCATGGGATCTATGGGCATGTACGGTATGCCTATGGGAGGCATGGGAATGGGTATGCGCTCGTCGTATATGCAACCACAGGCAGCACCAGATACAGCGAGACCGCAGCCCAAGTTTGTTGAGCTCGACAACGCCCAATGGGAAGAGCAGTTCCGCAAGCTGGAAGAAGGCGATCAGGCGCACAGCAAAGGAAAGGCTAAAGATACCGAGACACCCGAAGAAGTGATAAACCAAGAGCGGGAATTACGTGAAATGCAAGAGCGTCTTGGCGATACATTCCAGGATGCGAATCCGCGGTTCCAGGAACTTTGGGACATGCTCAAAGACCCGTCGCTACACAAGAACAATGACGAGCTTGCAAAATGGGAAGAAAAGCTTATGGAAGCTGTTGCTGAAGAGGACCCGACCAACTTCCAGCACCCCGGTGGTGGTTTGGGCCCCGGTGCGATGGGTCTGCACGAAATGGACGGATTAGGCGAAACAGAAGCGGGCTTGCGGAAAGCGTTCAACGAACAGGACGAGAATGGTTTCCCGCGCCTGGGTGATTACAGCTATGCTTCAAACAATCCCTTCAGCGAGCATGCGACACCGTTTGCAGCAGGGCTGCGCTTGTTAGAGCAAAATGGAAGTCTTaccgacgctgcgctgctctttgaggtcgcgacgctgcgcgaccaaGAGATTGCAAAAGacgccgagctggagcgcacgaATGTGGAAAAGAGTCGAGCGTGGCAGAAACTAGGCGAGTGCCAGGCGATGAACGAACACGAGGAAAAGGCCATACAAGCACTTGAAGAGGCACTTCGGCTTGATTCGGATAACTTGCAGGCGCATATGTCACTCGCCGTTTCCTACATTAACGAGGGATACGACAATGCTGCCAATGCGACAATGCTGCGATACCTGGCACGCACGCACCCACACATTGCGCGCTCTCCAGAATTTCCTGCACTCCCCGACGCCAACACAAATCCTTGGTCGCGTTTGAATTATGTCCGCGATCTGTTCCTCAAGGCTGCGAGGGAAAATGCAGCGAGTGGTCAGATGGATCCGGACGTGCAAGTAGGCTTGGGCATCTTGTTTTATTCCAGCTCGAGCTACGACCAAGCGAAGGACTGCTTTGAGACAGCGCTGCATTCGCGTCCCGAAGACTTCCAACTCTGGAACCGTTTGGGCGCCACGCTGGCCAATGGCGGCAAGCCGGAGATGGCAACAGAAGCGTACCACCGTGCACTCGAATTGCGCCCCACATTTACGCGCGCCATTTACAATTTGAGCGTATCCTGCTTGAACCTCGGCGCTCACCATCAAGCCGCAGAGCATTTGCTTTCTGCACTCACACTCCAACGCACGCAATCGCTTCCCGATACAATCGACGGTACGCGTGCGCGTCAAGCTCCGCCACTATCGGAGGCGAAGGAAAGCGAGTCGCTGTGGAgcactttgcgcagcatcttTGTGGTGATGGGCAAGCCGgagcttgcggcgcagtgtcAAGTCGGCGCAGATATGAACCAATTCCGTCGAGAGGGATTCGAGTTCTAA